From Mustela erminea isolate mMusErm1 chromosome 1, mMusErm1.Pri, whole genome shotgun sequence, a single genomic window includes:
- the PSMD6 gene encoding 26S proteasome non-ATPase regulatory subunit 6, with amino-acid sequence MPLENLEEEGLPKNPDLRIAQLRFLLSLPEHRGDAAVRDELMAAVRDNNMAPYYEALCKSLDWQMDTDLLNKMKKANEEELKRLDEELEDAEKNLGESEIRDAMMAKAEYLCRIGDKEGALTAFRKTYDKTVALGHRLDIVFYLLRIGLFYMDNDLITRNTEKAKSLIEEGGDWDRRNRLKVYQGLYCVAIRDFKQAAELFLDTVSTFTSYELMDYKTFVTYTVYVSMIALERPDLREKVIKGAEILEVLHSLPAVRQYLFSLYECRYSVFFQSLAVVEQEMKKDWLFAPHYRYYVREMRIHAYSQLLESYRSLTLGYMAEAFGVGVEFIDQELSRFIAAGRLHCKIDKVNEIVETNRPDSKNWQYQETIKKGDLLLNRVQKLSRVINM; translated from the exons ATGCCGCTGGAGAACCTAGAGGAGGAGGGTCTGCCCAAGAACCCCGACCTGCGCATCGCGCAGCTGCGCTTCCTGCTCAGCCTGCCCGAGCACCGCGGGGACGCTGCCGTGCGCGACGAGCTGATGGCGGCCGTCCGGGATAACA ACATGGCTCCTTATTACGAAGCCCTGTGCAAATCCCTCGACTGGCAGATGGACACGGACCTGCTCAATAAAATGAAGAAGGCGAACGAGGAAGAGTTGAAACGTTTGGACGAGGAGCTGGAAGATGCGGAGAAGAATCTGGGAGAGAGCGAAATCCGGGATGCCATGATGGCGAAGGCTGAGTACCTGTGCCGGATAGGCGACAAG GAGGGTGCTCTGACAGCCTTTCGCAAGACATACGACAAAACTGTGGCCTTGGGTCACCGACTGGATATTGTGTTCTATCTTCTTAGGATTGGGTTATTTTATATGGATAATGATCTCATCACACGAAACACAGAGAAGGCCAAAAG ctTAATAGAGGAAGGAGGAGACTGGGACAGGAGAAACCGCCTAAAGGTATATCAGGGTCTTTACTGTGTGGCTATTCGTGATTTCAAACAGGCAGCTGAACTCTTCCTTGACACAGTTTCAACATTCACATCCTATGAACTTATGGATTACAAGACCTTTGTGACTTACACTGTCTATGTCAGCATGATTGCCTTAGAAAGACCAGATCTCAGGGAAAAG gtGATTAAAGGAGCCGAGATCCTTGAAGTGCTGCACAGCCTTCCAGCGGTCCGGCAGTACCTGTTTTCACTCTATGAGTGTCGTTACTCAGTTTTCTTCCAGTCCTTAG CTGTCGtggaacaggaaatgaaaaaggaCTGGCTTTTTGCTCCTCATTATCGATACTATGTACGAGAGATGAGAATTCACGCATACAGCCAGCTGCTGGAATCCTATAGGTCATTAACTCTTGGCTATATGGCAGAAGCCTTTGGTGTTGGTGTGGAATTCATTGATCA GGAGCTCTCCAGATTTATTGCTGCAGGGAGACTACACTGCAAAATAGATAAAGTCAACGAAATAGTGGAGACCAACAG GCCTGATAGCAAGAACTGGCAGTACCAAGAAACTATCAAGAAAGGAGATCTGCTACTCAACAGAGTTCAGAAACTTTCCAGAGTAATTAATATGTAA